From Salvia splendens isolate huo1 chromosome 3, SspV2, whole genome shotgun sequence, a single genomic window includes:
- the LOC121793844 gene encoding uncharacterized protein LOC121793844: MASVAQFQALFVPSNSIKKPSLNGGNAFFGSSISLRREIQKIRQRKQLTVVAAVGDVSADGTVYLIAGAAAVALLGTAFPILFSRKDTCPECDGAGFVRKGGAALRANAARKDQTQIVCARCNGLGKLNQIDK, translated from the exons ATGGCGTCGGTCGCTCAATTCCAGGCTCTCTTCGTCCCCTCAAACTCTATCAAAAAACCATCCTTGAATGGCGGAAACGCATTCTTCGGCTCATCAATCTCTTTGCGCCGTGAAATTCAGAAAATCAGACAGAGAAAGCAGCTGACGGTGGTCGCTGCTGTCGGAGATGTCTCGGCCGACGGGACTGTGTATCTGATAGCCGGCGCCGCCGCGGTGGCGTTGCTCGGAACTGCTTTTCCCATCCTCTTCTCCCGCAAAGACAC GTGCCCAGAATGCGACGGAGCGGGATTTGTGAGGAAAGGAGGGGCGGCGCTGAGGGCAAATGCGGCAAGAAAAGATCAGACTCAAATTGTATGCGCTCGCTGCAATGGTCTTGGCAAGCTTAATCAAATTGACAAATAG
- the LOC121796816 gene encoding chromatin modification-related protein EAF7-like, whose translation MENKPPQHKAQRKNPHPIKSTADESSSKPPQNSPAKKPPSAPQTEAVATSSSQAVTAQPETKATAATISVTPSTTSPATPSTTAPPPVDESDQDQIMKEFMKKFDRREKASDLFARIAEKLKKEEATKPILSDPSPTIPHTCTAERIQEEEVVENQEVQEENGRDEKQSEAGDDEEGDDEVVENESVGVENTENEEGDSEGEGRQVVQEASDRNVEGNDESNEGDIHEEKVAKEEESVDKDNGDDVEG comes from the exons ATGGAGAACAAACCACCACAACATAAAGCCCAAAGAAAGAACCCCCACCCGATCAAGTCCACGGCTGACGAGTCGTCATCAAAACCGCCACAGAATTCGCCAGCGAAGAAGCCACCGTCTGCTCCTCAGACAGAGGCGGTGGCGACTTCATCGTCTCAAGCTGTAACAGCGCAACCAGAAACAAAAGCTACGGCAGCGACAATCTCTGTCACTCCGTCTACAACCTCTCCCGCTACACCTTCAACCACAGCCCCACCACCGGTTGACGAGTCCGATCAAGACCAAATAATGAAAGAGTTTATGAAGAAATTCGATAGAAGGGAAAAGGCTAGCGATTTGTTCGCTCGAATTGCAGAAAAACTCAAGAAGGAGGAGGCC ACCAAACCCATATTATCTGATCCTTCTCCCACCATACCACATACATGCACCGCTGAGCGCATCCAAGAGGAGGAGGTAGTGGAGAATCAGGAGGTTCAGGAAGAAAATGGGAGGGATGAGAAGCAGAGTGAAGCGGGGGATGATGAGGAGGGTGATGATGAGGTTGTGGAGAACGAGTCTGTGGGTGTGGAGAATACTGAGAATGAAGAGGGCGACAGTGAGGGCGAGGGTAGACAGGTGGTGCAAGAAGCGAGTGATAGGAATGTCGAGGGTAATGATGAGAGTAATGAGGGAGATATCCATGAAGAAAAGGTCGCTAAGGAAGAGGAGAGCGTTGATAAGGACAATGGTGATGATGTTGAGGGATAG
- the LOC121796817 gene encoding uncharacterized protein K02A2.6-like, with protein sequence MEKNPLPQGASSPKNELKTFPPGLKYAYLEKNETFFVIINNNLTREQEEKLLDVLRRNRKAIGWTLSDLVGIGPDLRMHHIRLEEGAKAHRDPQRKLNPNMREQVLKEVLELVSLGIIYSILGSEWVSPVHMVPKKSGIQVVNNEKNKLVPTRLVTGWRMCIDYKKLNTATRKDHFPLPFIDQMLERLPGKQYFCFLNGYSGYFHIYVNPEEQDKITFTCPFGTYAYRRMPFGLCNAPGTFQRCMMSMFSDLLEECIEIIMGDFTVYGDSFESCLGHLDVVLRRCQEKNLVLNFEKCHFMVPEGIVLGHVNDIDFVFDEACQGAFQLLKEKLVSAPIIRASDWNHPFEVMCDTSDFAVGAAQKYYDTTEKEMLAVVYSFEKFRPKGNCVRHKKDTENEVADHLSMILQGDNEEDIPDVFLEELLYYVVESPRPISWAAVLALTGPGDSDKGKYKLNT encoded by the exons ATGGAAAAGAATCCACTACCCCAGGGGGCAAGTTCACCAAAGAATGAATTGAAGACATTTCCCCCGGGTCTGAAGTATGCTTACCTGGAGAAGAATGAAACATTCTTTGTTATCATCAACAACAACTTGACCCGAGAGCAGGAGGAAAAGTTATTGGATGTGCTTAGGAGGAATAGGAAGGCTATAGGGTGGACGTTGTCAGATCTGGTAGGTATCGGCCCCGACCTCCGCATGCATCATATCCGTTTGGAAGAAGGTGCAAAGGCCCACCGGGATCCACAAAgaaagttgaatccgaacatgagagaACAGGTCCTGAAGGAAGTGTTGGAACTAGTATCCTTGGGAATTATCTATTCGATCCTAGGCAGTGAGTGGGTGAGTCCGGTACACATGGTGCCGAAGAAATCTGGAATACAAGTGGTGAACAATGAGAAGAACAAACTGGTGCCCACGAGATTAGTCACGGGAtggagaatgtgtatcgattacaAAAAGTTGAATACAGCCACGCGGAAAGATCATTTTCCCCTacctttcatcgaccagatgctggagaggttACCTGGGAAACAATACTTCTGTTTTCTCAATGGTTACAGTGGCTATTTCCATATTTATGTGAATCCAGAAGAACAAGACAAAATAACTTTCACCTGTCCgtttggcacgtatgcttatcGGAGAATGCCCTTTGGACTCTGTAACGCACCTGGAACCTTCCAGAGGTGCATGATGAGCATGTTCTCCGACCTACTAGAGGAGTGTATAGAAATCATCATGGGCGACTTCACTGTATATGGGGATTCATTTGAGTCGTGTTTGGGGCATTTGGATGTTGTACTAAGGAGATGTCAAGAAAAGAACCTCGTCCTCAACTTTGAGAAATGCCAtttcatggtccctgaaggcATCGTCCTAGGCCATGTG AATGATATAGATTTCGTCTTTGACGAAGCATGTCAAGGGGCTTTCCAACTTTTGAAAGAAAAGCTAGTATCAGCCCCAATCATCAGAGCTTCCGACTGGAATCACCCATTCGAAGTGATGTGCGACACCAGTGACTTCGCAGTTggagca GCTCAGAAGTATTACGACACTACAGAGAAAGAAATGCTAGCTGTTGTATActcattcgagaagttccgaCCCAAGGGTAATTGT GTCAGACACAAGAAAGACACTGAGAAcgaggtggctgatcacctAAGCATGATACTTCAAGGTGATAATGAAGAAGATATACCAGATGTATTCCTAGAGGAACTTCTGTACTATGTGGTGgaatctcctagacctatcagttgggcgGCAGTGTTAGCGTTAACCGGCCCAGGGGATTCAGACAAAGGAAAGTATAAGTTGAATACGTAA